The Acidimicrobiales bacterium genome includes the window GTTGAAGTTGAAGATCCCACCATCTGAGGCAACCATCCAGTAGCCGCCGGTAAGTGGATCAGCAGCCATGCCCACGACGGGTTGGTTGAGGCGAATTGCACCGGTCGACCCGTAGAACGGGGCGTCGCCGTACGTGAAGATCCCGCCGTCGGACGCAACCAGCCAGTAGCCGTTCCCGTCGGGGGTGGAGGCCATCCCGACGATCGGTTTGTTCAACGGTGCGCCTCCATGCGAACCGAAGAAGCGGGCATCCCCGAAGGTGAACACTCCTCCGTCCGAGGCGACCAACCAGTAGCCGCCGCCGTCGGGGGTCATGGCCATGCCGACGACCGGCGAGTTGAGGACGATGTTGCCGGTCGAGCCGCAGTACGGAAGGTTGCCGAAGTTGAATAGCCCTCCGTCGCCGGCCGTCTCGTAGTAGCCGGTGGCGCGGCCGCTCGGCGCGTTGCAAGGCACTTGTACGACGGGAGGCGGTGTGCCGGCGTTACCGGTGAGCTGCGGGTCGTGGTGGAACTCGGGCCATGCGCCCTTCTCCGTGACGAGGCCGCCATTGGACCCGGCGACTTCGTAGTGCCGGATCTCGCCCGAGTTGCTGCCGTTGTAGCCGGCGATGGTGATGCCGATGAGACCGTTCGGGTCACGCGTGATTAGCGGCGTCGACTGGACCCCCACCCCTTGCTCGACCACTGCAACCTGGGCTCCGGTCCTGCCGTCGAGTACCACCACGCCGCCCGTCGTGCCGACGATGACGTCCTGGTAACCCTGATTGAAAAGATCGGCGGTCGCCGCGCCTCCGAAGACGCCTCCGGGGACCGGCGTGCGCCAGATCACGCCTCCGTTGGCACCGTTGAGGGCGTAGACGCTTCCGCTTGCACCGTTGTTGTAGTCCGTACCTTGGACCACTTCGAGCCCGCCGTTACCGAAAAGGTCAGCCAGCGCCGGGCTGCTGGACGTATCGCCGTCGAGACGGGTCTGCCAGGCTCGGTTGCAGTTCTTGTCGATCGCGATGACGGTGTGGTTGTCCGAGTTGTTTATGTCCCGGGCGTCGTTGCCGGTGCCGGCGACCGCGCCATTCGCACCGCCGCCGAGGAACTGCCCGACGGCCGGCGACGAGATCACGTCTTGGTTGGTGTTGTACTCGCAGAAAAGCCCTTGGTTCGGCTGCCCGAAGCCAGCGCTCCCCGTCGGGTGGAGGATCCGGATGTGCCCGCCGTTGGTGTATTGCTGCCCGTAGGCGATGCCGGCCGTTGACGCACCGCCTTCGACGATC containing:
- a CDS encoding PQQ-binding-like beta-propeller repeat protein, whose product is MTIRTNRRGRVGGRNRVLGVGAAVSTAAWVISITVPGGVPTASALPSINQTWSVTLGDAGNPIAMSSPVVANLPGGPAAVVGDRAGHVYAYYLSGGAVPGWPFNTGGIPVDSPPSTSGGLVYFGAGNAATPFSGGTYAVNGSGGLVWHQIEHDPPTNNNQAHGVSAGISVAPNGVVAPSLGQNEDAYNATNGAEIGGFPWFQADTVFSTAAIADIEGNGQPQIVEGGASTAGIAYGQQYTNGGHIRILHPTGSAGFGQPNQGLFCEYNTNQDVISSPAVGQFLGGGANGAVAGTGNDARDINNSDNHTVIAIDKNCNRAWQTRLDGDTSSSPALADLFGNGGLEVVQGTDYNNGASGSVYALNGANGGVIWRTPVPGGVFGGAATADLFNQGYQDVIVGTTGGVVVLDGRTGAQVAVVEQGVGVQSTPLITRDPNGLIGITIAGYNGSNSGEIRHYEVAGSNGGLVTEKGAWPEFHHDPQLTGNAGTPPPVVQVPCNAPSGRATGYYETAGDGGLFNFGNLPYCGSTGNIVLNSPVVGMAMTPDGGGYWLVASDGGVFTFGDARFFGSHGGAPLNKPIVGMASTPDGNGYWLVASDGGIFTYGDAPFYGSTGAIRLNQPVVGMAADPLTGGYWMVASDGGIFNFNAPYEGSTGAIRLNRPMVGMSADPQTGGYWLVASDGGIFNFNAPYLGSTGAIRLNAPIIGMATDRSTNGYWLVASDGGVFNFNAPFYGSKGGTHLNRPMVGATGV